Proteins from a genomic interval of Colletes latitarsis isolate SP2378_abdomen chromosome 3, iyColLati1, whole genome shotgun sequence:
- the Tm9sf3 gene encoding transmembrane 9 superfamily protein member 3 — protein MNMCRVRWLFHFVALSLLPFARSDEHTHIYEDNDEVVLWMSTVGPYHNRQETYSYYSLPFCMGTKNVINHYHETFSEALQGIELKFSGLEIEFKADVAKMEYCQIRLSEESEKAFIYAVKNQYWYKMYMDDLPIWGVVGEPEENNGVVSYHIWTHKKFDIGYNGKQIVDVNLTSENKVKLVPGAAISFSYEINWKKSNVKFEDRFDKYLDPNFFQHRIHWFSIFNSFMMVMFLVGLVSMILMRTLRKDYARYSRDEEMDDMERDLGDEYGWKQVHGDVFRPASHAMLFSALIGAGYQVTVVVLSVIIFAILGELYTERGSMLSTAIFVYAATSPINGYAGGGLYARMGGRIWIKQMILSAFMLPLIVCGTAFFINFIAMYYHASRAIPFGSMVAVTCICIFVILPLTLVGTILGRNLAGTPDAPCRVNAVPRPIPEKKWFMEPLIIIMLGGILPFGSIFIEMYFIFTSFWAYKIYYVYGFMLLVFVILMIVTVCVTIVCTYFLLNAEDYRWQWTSFLAAASTAEYVYVYSFYYFFFKTKMYGLFQTAFYFGYMALFSLALGIMCGTVGYVGTNAFVRKIYSTVKID, from the exons ATGAACATGTGTCGGGTTCGATGGTTATTCCACTTTGTGGCGCTTAGCCTACTCCCCTTTGCCCGTTCTGACGAGCATACTCACATC tATGAAGATAACGATGAGGTTGTACTATGGATGAGTACGGTAGGACCATATCATAATCGTCAAGAAACTTATTCGTACTATTCGTTACCTTTTTGTATGGGCACCAAAAATGTCATCAATCATTATCATGAAACCTTTTCTGAAGCATTACAAGGCATTGAACTTAAATTCAGCGGCTTGGAAATTGAATTTAAGG CTGATGTTGCAAAAATGGAATATTGTCAAATAAGATTATCCGAAGAGAGTGAAAAAGCTTTTATATATGCAGTGAAGAATCAATATTGGTATAAGATGTATATGGATGACCTACCAATTTGGG GAGTTGTGGGAGAGCCAGAAGAAAATAATGGGGTTGTATCTTACCACATTTGGacacataaaaaatttgatatagGGTACAATGGAAAGCAAATAGTCGATGTAAATTTAACCAgtgaaaataaagtaaaattggTGCCAGGTGCAGCTATTTCTTTTAGTTAtgaaattaattggaaaaagAGTAATGTTAAGTTCGAAGACagatttgataaatatttggatCCTAACTTTTTCCAACACAGA attCACTGGTTCAGTATCTTCAATAGTTTCATGATGGTGATGTTCCTAGTTGGACTCGTTTCGATGATTTTAATGCGTACCTTAAGAAAAGACTATGCTAGGTACAGTAGAGACGAAGAAATGGATGATATGGAACGAGATTTAGGCGATGAATATGGCTGGAAACAAGTTCATGGGGATGTATTTAGACCAGCTAGTCATGCGATGCTTTTTTCAGCTCTTATAGGTGCTGGCTATCAG gtGACAGTTGTTGTACTTAGCGTTATTATTTTTGCTATCCTCGGAGAGTTATATACGGAAAGAGGATCAATGCTATCTACAGCAATTTTTGTGTATGCTGCTACATCACCCATAAACGGTTATGCTGGAGGAGGTTTGTATGCTCGCATGGGAGGACGTATTTGGATTAAACAGATGATACTCAGTGCCTTTATGTTACCTCTTATCGTCTGCGGCACTGCATTCTTTATTAACTTTATCGCGATGTATTATCATGCTAGCCGCGCTATACCTTTCGGCTCTATG GTGGCAGTTACATGTATTTGTATATTTGTTATATTACCATTAACGTTAGTCGGAACCATTTTGGGTCGCAATTTAGCTGGAACACCGGACGCGCCATGTAGAGTTAATGCAGTACCTCGACCTATTCCTGAAAAAAAATGGTTTATGGAACCACTGATCATTATAATGCTTGGTGGTATCTTGCCTTTTGGTTCaatattcattgaaat gtACTTCATTTTTACCTCATTTTGGGCATATAAAATCTATTACGTTTACGGTTTTATGTTATTAGTATTCGTTATTTTAATGATAGTAACCGTTTGTGTTACTATCGTATGTACATACTTTTTGCTAAATGCTGAAGATTATCGATG GCAGTGGACAAGTTTTTTAGCGGCAGCTTCAACTGCCGAATATGTCTACGTGTATtccttttattatttctttttcaaaactaA AATGTATGGTCTCTTCCAAACAGCATTTTACTTCGGTTATATGGCATTATTTAGCCTTGCCTTAGGTATAATGTGTGGAACAGTCGGTTACGTCGGCACTAATGCATTTGTACGGAAGATCTATTCCACGGTCAAAATAGACTAA
- the LOC143340304 gene encoding stress-associated endoplasmic reticulum protein 2-like, which produces MAPKQRMRIANEKATKNIMLRGNVPKSSKPQDEGSPVGPCLLALFLFVVCGSAVFQIIQSIRMA; this is translated from the exons ATGGCACCGAAACAGAGAATGCGCATTGCTAACGAAAAAGCGACGAAAAACATTATGCTTCGCGGAAACGTTCCGAAGTCGTCG AAACCTCAAGATGAAGGATCTCCGGTCGGACCATGTCTACTAGCACTTTTCCTTTTTGTTGTATGTGGTTCTG ctgtatttcaaataattcaaaGTATTAGAATGGCTTAA
- the LOC143340303 gene encoding uncharacterized protein LOC143340303: MAGIFNLFGGISDLDKGQVTKSLSRSKTSLGVSETSVKTFNQSKPKGLSIRSNSDLNVSASLCLNNSSQDVSNKQQDCLKLKLTQSNSDSCSLSPQKEFAAKKQNGNPIEIKNQSPRKIIFDKRNVKSQKIFNDHIFKKPLTPKKLITKSYPEPESLAPYYDAQSEFDNVYTRTIENEFKELFLKKENEMLLHEDEGFESDPEPLELELPKLHLSSELIEEEYKKCWIPDLPNISDDDDI, translated from the exons ATGGCTGGTATATTTAACTTATTTGGCGGAATTTCGGATCTTGACAAAG GTCAGGTAACAAAGTCATTATCAAGATCAAAAACTTCTCTTGGAGTAAGTGAAACTTCTGTAAAGACTTTTAATCAGTCAAAACCAAAAGGATTATCGATTAGATCTAACTCGGATTTAAATGTGTCAGCTAGTCTGTGTTTGAACAATTCAAGTCAAGATGTATCTAATAAACAACAAGATTGTTTAAAACTAAAACTAACACAGTCAAATAGTGATAGCTGTTCATTGTCACCTCAAAAAGAATTTGCAGCAAAG AAACAAAATGGTAATCCTATCGAAATTAAAAATCAATCTCCAAGGAAAATAATATTCGATAAAAGGAATGTAAAATCacagaaaatatttaatgatCATATCTTCAAGAAACCATTAACACCAAAAAAGTTAATCACAAAGTCATATCCTGAACCAGAAAGTCTGGCCCCGTATTATGATGCACAGTCTGAATTTG ATAATGTCTACACAAGAACTATAGAGAATGAATTTAAGGAATTATTTTTGAAGAAAGAAAATGAGATGTTATTGCACGAAGATGaaggatttgaatcag ATCCAGAACCGCTTGAACTCGAATTACCAAAATTGCATCTGTCATCTGAATTAATTGAAGAAGAATATAAGAAATGTTGGATTCCTGATTTACCAAATATATCAGATGATGATGACATATAA